A section of the Solitalea canadensis DSM 3403 genome encodes:
- a CDS encoding M28 family metallopeptidase — protein sequence MKHLTLLFSFIAICGGSFAQSIDKIINKNEVERIEKVLSDDAMEGRAAGTNGADKASVFIAGEFKSAGLKPEKGKADYFQRFSMFTTQVVSSDLTLNNNKLEADKIIVISPAKQLNITEKSGYKTARIKAGDDARSIIFKYLSAEENYIVWVDTSFYKLFPRLSRLKSMPVFEQRSNLIFVLTSDVPDTYSFTISQDAKEQKMKNVVAVLPGKSKPNEYVIFSGHYDHLGITNQPQGIDSIYNGANDDAAGTTAVLMLSKYFKALNNNERTLVFAAFDAEEIGGFGSQYFSKQFNPNQVVGMFNIEMIGTESKWGKNSAYITGYEKTDMGKILEKNLTGTNFKFYPDPYTDQDLFYRSDNATLARLGVPAHTISTSKMDVEPNYHKLSDEIGTLDMDNMVEIIKAIALSSKTIIQGKDTPSRVNTADLQ from the coding sequence ATGAAACACCTAACCCTATTATTTTCATTTATAGCCATTTGCGGCGGTTCATTTGCACAGTCAATTGATAAGATTATTAATAAGAACGAAGTAGAGCGTATCGAAAAAGTACTTTCAGACGATGCTATGGAAGGTCGGGCTGCAGGCACAAACGGGGCCGACAAGGCCTCTGTTTTCATAGCCGGTGAGTTTAAGTCGGCAGGTTTAAAACCTGAGAAAGGGAAAGCCGATTATTTTCAACGCTTTTCAATGTTCACCACACAGGTTGTGAGCAGTGACCTAACCCTTAACAATAATAAGCTTGAGGCAGATAAAATAATCGTAATAAGTCCGGCAAAACAACTTAATATTACAGAGAAAAGCGGTTATAAAACCGCCAGAATAAAAGCGGGTGATGATGCCCGATCGATTATCTTTAAATACCTTTCTGCTGAAGAAAATTACATTGTTTGGGTAGATACTTCTTTCTACAAACTATTTCCAAGGTTAAGCCGACTTAAGTCGATGCCGGTATTTGAACAACGTTCAAATCTAATCTTCGTTTTAACTTCCGATGTTCCGGATACTTATAGCTTCACCATTAGCCAGGATGCCAAAGAGCAGAAAATGAAAAACGTAGTTGCTGTATTGCCTGGAAAATCTAAACCCAATGAATATGTTATTTTCTCAGGACATTATGACCACTTAGGTATCACTAACCAGCCTCAGGGAATCGATTCCATTTATAATGGCGCCAATGATGATGCCGCCGGAACTACTGCCGTTCTAATGTTGAGTAAGTATTTTAAAGCATTAAATAATAACGAAAGAACACTGGTTTTTGCAGCTTTTGATGCCGAAGAAATTGGTGGTTTTGGTTCCCAGTATTTCTCTAAGCAATTTAATCCGAATCAAGTGGTGGGAATGTTTAATATAGAGATGATTGGGACGGAAAGTAAATGGGGTAAAAACTCAGCCTATATTACTGGGTATGAAAAAACAGATATGGGTAAAATATTGGAAAAAAACCTTACAGGTACCAACTTTAAGTTCTACCCAGATCCATATACCGACCAAGACTTATTTTATCGGTCCGATAATGCTACCTTGGCACGTTTGGGCGTACCTGCTCATACCATTTCAACTTCTAAAATGGATGTAGAACCTAATTACCATAAACTTAGTGATGAAATCGGCACACTTGATATGGATAATATGGTAGAGATTATCAAAGCAATTGCCTTAAGTTCTAAAACCATAATACAAGGAAAAGATACACCATCAAGAGTAAATACAGCCGATTTGCAGTAG
- a CDS encoding radical SAM protein has product MNIQANSYGSARYPASLASKLDLPLMICFRVTRFCNARCGFCLAPPDGGNHPKISELKNRVDWLLANGVKTMHFCGGEPTIHHQLPELISYTKMIGGKSKLTTNGILVSDELIHALKFAQTEVKVSLHGNEIHHNNIVGKNAFHSTSESILRLIRNGIRTSVQTTIVHNHLDAMDWIIQFCLENSMKKVSFLPFIPRGYGLENRSLYDLSLAEQRMLPELIKQNRREYMNRLDIRLLNFNSRPIHVVEPDGRIVLEGATEARDTYLYQIPNVSL; this is encoded by the coding sequence ATGAATATACAAGCGAATTCATATGGTTCTGCCCGGTATCCTGCAAGCTTAGCATCAAAACTTGATCTGCCTTTAATGATCTGTTTCAGGGTCACCCGTTTTTGCAACGCACGTTGTGGCTTCTGTCTGGCGCCTCCCGACGGTGGTAATCATCCTAAAATCAGTGAACTGAAAAATCGTGTCGATTGGTTGCTGGCTAACGGGGTAAAAACAATGCATTTCTGTGGCGGTGAGCCAACTATTCATCACCAACTTCCTGAATTAATAAGCTACACAAAAATGATAGGAGGGAAGTCGAAATTAACAACCAATGGGATTTTAGTTTCAGATGAATTGATTCATGCATTAAAGTTCGCACAAACTGAAGTTAAAGTGAGTTTACATGGCAATGAGATTCATCATAATAACATAGTGGGTAAAAATGCTTTTCATTCAACCTCCGAATCCATTTTAAGATTAATCAGAAACGGTATTAGAACTTCGGTTCAAACAACTATTGTACACAATCATTTGGATGCAATGGATTGGATCATTCAATTTTGTTTAGAAAATAGCATGAAGAAAGTGAGTTTTTTGCCGTTTATTCCCCGTGGATATGGATTGGAAAATCGGAGCCTTTATGATTTGTCATTAGCAGAGCAGCGGATGCTTCCGGAATTAATAAAACAGAATCGGAGAGAATACATGAACCGATTAGACATTCGTTTGCTTAATTTTAATTCGCGCCCCATTCATGTTGTTGAGCCTGACGGCCGGATCGTTCTTGAAGGTGCAACGGAAGCAAGAGATACCTATCTTTATCAAATACCCAACGTTAGCTTATGA
- a CDS encoding acyl carrier protein encodes MGLDSVEILVEVENAFDISIPDREAEIVYTVGDLHDLVWKYVENKINESCLSRSLFYRLRSSFVETFKINQEHFHPNVQLNKIIPQLNRRENWKILQQDLELEFPNLVLPEFWSYTLFTFSSLSIFGSAIVGIIYRGLIVEVTLFPIIGIVATIVLSYLLRFKRTEFNPATIRDFVRRVLALNYRNINKSV; translated from the coding sequence ATGGGGCTTGATAGCGTAGAAATATTAGTTGAAGTTGAGAATGCATTTGATATCTCCATACCTGATCGTGAAGCCGAAATAGTTTATACTGTTGGCGATTTGCACGACCTGGTTTGGAAGTACGTCGAAAATAAGATAAACGAATCGTGTTTATCAAGGAGTCTATTTTATCGGTTAAGGTCTTCCTTTGTAGAAACTTTTAAGATCAACCAAGAACACTTTCATCCTAATGTACAGTTGAATAAAATTATTCCCCAATTGAACAGAAGAGAGAATTGGAAAATACTTCAGCAGGATTTAGAGTTAGAATTTCCGAATCTTGTACTCCCCGAATTTTGGTCCTATACATTATTCACCTTTAGCTCACTTTCTATCTTTGGTAGTGCGATTGTTGGTATTATTTACAGAGGTTTAATTGTCGAAGTTACTCTATTTCCTATTATCGGAATAGTAGCTACGATTGTTCTGTCTTATTTACTTAGGTTCAAACGAACAGAATTTAATCCGGCAACGATAAGGGATTTTGTACGGAGAGTATTGGCGTTAAATTATAGGAATATAAATAAGAGTGTTTAA
- a CDS encoding nucleotidyl transferase AbiEii/AbiGii toxin family protein, producing MLHWNTVNELLKEYLMLLMNAEEFSSFRLVGGTSLSLQLGHRISIDIDLFTDATYGSIDFDAIDVFLKQQFKYVEGSLGMLPGMGRAYFIGDNKYNLIKLDVFYTDSFIQEALVIDNVRMATIDEIVAMKMDVVQRGGRKKDFWDLHELLDNYSIHRMLDLHKIRYPYSHDRLLILNNLKDFEQAESDFNPTCLRGKYWEIIKLDFAEAL from the coding sequence ATGTTACATTGGAATACAGTAAATGAGCTGTTGAAAGAATACTTAATGCTATTAATGAATGCAGAAGAGTTTTCTAGTTTTAGATTAGTTGGTGGAACATCCTTAAGTCTTCAGTTGGGGCATCGTATATCGATTGATATTGATCTTTTTACAGATGCTACGTATGGATCAATTGATTTTGATGCAATTGATGTTTTTTTGAAACAGCAATTTAAATATGTTGAGGGTTCTCTGGGAATGCTGCCAGGGATGGGAAGAGCTTATTTCATTGGTGATAACAAGTACAACTTAATTAAGCTGGATGTCTTTTATACGGATAGCTTTATCCAGGAAGCATTGGTTATAGATAATGTACGAATGGCGACAATAGATGAAATAGTTGCGATGAAAATGGATGTTGTGCAAAGAGGTGGTCGAAAAAAGGATTTTTGGGATTTACATGAATTACTGGATAATTATTCTATACATAGAATGCTTGACTTGCACAAGATTCGATACCCCTATTCTCATGATCGGCTATTAATACTTAATAATTTAAAAGATTTTGAACAAGCAGAATCGGATTTTAATCCTACCTGCCTGAGAGGAAAGTATTGGGAAATCATTAAATTGGATTTTGCAGAAGCTTTATAA
- a CDS encoding YiiX family permuted papain-like enzyme yields MTDSTKFKLIIVVGFILIAAFTVSRKYDSGQKKIMPIENSFTNDLRDGDLIFQTSLSSQSKAIQSATHSKYSHCGLIYKEGKNCFVFEAIQPVKLTPLDKWVARGRDGHYVVKRLKNADQILTPQVLKKMKAVGNQLKGKDYDIYFGWSDDRIYCSELIWKVYQRATSIEIGKLERLKDFDLSSKALKLKMKERYGNNIPEDEKVISPVSIFESELLETVKEE; encoded by the coding sequence ATGACAGATTCAACTAAGTTTAAATTAATTATTGTTGTCGGCTTTATCCTTATTGCAGCATTTACAGTTAGCAGAAAGTATGATTCTGGGCAGAAAAAAATAATGCCGATAGAAAATTCATTTACAAATGATCTGCGAGATGGTGATCTCATCTTTCAAACCTCTTTATCATCGCAAAGCAAGGCAATTCAATCTGCTACCCACTCTAAGTACAGTCATTGCGGGTTGATTTATAAAGAGGGTAAAAATTGCTTCGTATTTGAGGCCATTCAACCGGTTAAATTAACGCCTTTAGATAAGTGGGTTGCAAGAGGAAGGGACGGGCATTATGTAGTTAAGCGTTTGAAAAATGCTGATCAGATTTTGACACCTCAAGTGCTGAAAAAAATGAAAGCTGTCGGCAATCAGCTAAAAGGAAAGGATTATGACATTTATTTTGGTTGGTCAGACGATCGTATTTATTGTTCTGAGCTGATTTGGAAAGTCTACCAGCGAGCGACAAGCATTGAAATTGGTAAACTCGAAAGATTGAAAGATTTTGACCTAAGCAGTAAAGCGTTGAAATTAAAGATGAAAGAGCGTTATGGAAATAACATTCCTGAAGATGAAAAAGTAATTTCTCCAGTCAGTATTTTCGAGAGTGAGTTGTTAGAAACGGTTAAGGAAGAATAG
- a CDS encoding TPM domain-containing protein, protein MNRIVKATYLLLLVTLVSSQSLLAQSADFLARVEKDEGYVKATNTQIAYKDGVPKPINFVSDYENLFKDSEEKELNKIISDFEGKTTVEIAVITVDATMVSKDDLDGYALKVAQKWGLGKPEKDNGVIILLSLGHRTLIMRGGSGIANRLNNTQINEIVASKATPQLKSGAYFLGIKDSVLALIDLLK, encoded by the coding sequence ATGAACCGAATTGTTAAAGCAACCTATTTACTGTTGCTTGTTACCTTAGTTAGTAGTCAATCTTTATTAGCACAATCCGCTGACTTTTTGGCCAGAGTCGAAAAGGATGAAGGATACGTTAAAGCCACAAACACGCAGATTGCTTACAAAGATGGAGTGCCCAAGCCCATAAATTTTGTAAGCGATTATGAAAATCTCTTTAAAGATTCGGAAGAGAAAGAGTTAAATAAAATTATTTCAGATTTTGAGGGAAAAACAACAGTTGAAATTGCCGTTATCACTGTCGATGCCACAATGGTTAGTAAAGATGATCTAGACGGTTATGCACTTAAAGTTGCTCAAAAATGGGGACTTGGTAAACCTGAAAAGGATAATGGAGTAATTATTTTACTTTCTTTAGGTCATCGCACTTTAATTATGAGAGGAGGCAGCGGGATTGCCAATCGTTTGAATAACACCCAGATCAATGAAATTGTAGCTAGTAAAGCAACACCTCAATTAAAAAGCGGGGCGTACTTTTTGGGGATAAAAGATAGTGTTTTAGCATTAATTGACCTGTTGAAGTAA
- a CDS encoding chloride channel protein, which yields MKRTIINNGIPISPSLNYMTNAGDDLKRGFWVKKRLLKISLLAVVVAVAISIIAKFLINLINLVTNISFFGSFSLIQHAPAANHLGVWVILIPVIGGVLVGLMALYGSKAIRGHGIPEAMEQILVNQSNIKPSITYLKPVSSAIAIGTGGPFGAEGPIIATGGALGSTFGQLMHITSNERKILLAAGATAGMSAIFGTPVAAIFLAIELLLFEFSPRAILPVALACITGAAGHHLLFEAGPVFPMPDLSISSNIALGTYSFIGIIVGFLSLAITKIVYFIEDQFEKLPIHWMWWPAIGGLVVGIVGYFVPATLGVGYSNITDVLSGSLPLALILSLFFFKFLSWSVALGSGTSGGTLAPLLTIGGAAGAILGILILRIFPESDISISMAALIGMSAMFAGASRAYLTSIAFALESTMQSHALLPLLGACTASYMVSFFFMKNTIMTEKISRRGVSTPDSYEPDILKKLTVAQIVKADALMLSAENSIKEIRSFFETTVQSENTFIVVDRHGHFNGTVALSAIFNTKFDSESTLATILRKGSLFVKSTDNLAKALELMSKGEEELIPVVSSAQENTVIGVLSFKDVLTAYKSRIAENQEIKANLSLKRQQIKVLIKGRKLMKMN from the coding sequence ATGAAAAGAACGATTATTAACAACGGGATTCCAATTTCACCATCCTTAAATTACATGACGAATGCAGGTGATGACCTTAAAAGAGGCTTTTGGGTAAAAAAGCGTCTTTTAAAAATTTCACTTTTGGCAGTGGTTGTGGCAGTAGCCATAAGTATTATCGCAAAATTTCTTATCAACCTTATTAACTTGGTCACCAATATTTCATTTTTCGGATCGTTTAGTTTGATTCAACACGCTCCCGCAGCTAACCATTTAGGTGTTTGGGTGATTTTGATTCCAGTTATTGGTGGTGTTTTGGTTGGATTAATGGCCTTATACGGATCAAAAGCAATCAGAGGACATGGTATTCCTGAAGCAATGGAGCAGATTCTTGTTAACCAAAGTAATATTAAACCATCTATTACTTATCTAAAACCAGTTTCATCAGCGATCGCTATAGGAACAGGAGGGCCGTTTGGGGCTGAGGGACCGATAATCGCTACCGGAGGTGCATTGGGATCAACTTTTGGCCAGTTGATGCACATTACCTCTAATGAACGGAAGATTTTGCTGGCTGCCGGAGCTACAGCTGGAATGTCGGCTATATTTGGAACTCCGGTTGCAGCTATTTTCCTTGCAATCGAACTGTTGCTATTTGAATTTTCTCCAAGGGCGATTTTGCCTGTTGCTCTTGCCTGTATAACGGGAGCTGCCGGTCATCATTTGTTGTTTGAAGCAGGCCCTGTTTTTCCGATGCCTGATCTGTCAATTTCTTCAAATATAGCATTAGGAACCTATAGCTTTATAGGTATTATCGTTGGTTTTTTATCATTAGCCATTACAAAAATTGTTTATTTTATTGAAGATCAATTTGAGAAACTACCTATCCATTGGATGTGGTGGCCGGCAATAGGAGGGTTAGTCGTTGGCATTGTAGGCTATTTTGTACCTGCTACTTTAGGCGTTGGTTACAGTAATATAACCGATGTTTTGTCAGGCAGTTTACCTCTTGCTCTTATTCTAAGTTTATTCTTTTTCAAGTTTCTTTCATGGTCTGTTGCCTTGGGGAGTGGTACTTCAGGCGGAACACTTGCTCCTTTGTTAACAATTGGTGGGGCTGCTGGAGCAATTTTAGGCATATTGATTTTAAGAATTTTTCCTGAATCAGATATATCCATATCTATGGCGGCTTTAATTGGTATGTCGGCGATGTTTGCCGGGGCATCCAGAGCTTATTTAACAAGCATCGCTTTTGCATTAGAATCTACTATGCAATCGCATGCATTGCTACCTTTATTAGGAGCTTGTACTGCTTCTTACATGGTTTCTTTTTTCTTTATGAAAAATACCATTATGACCGAAAAGATTTCAAGGAGAGGAGTATCCACTCCTGATTCTTATGAACCGGATATTTTAAAGAAGCTTACAGTTGCTCAAATTGTTAAAGCTGATGCATTAATGTTAAGTGCCGAGAATTCTATTAAAGAAATCAGGTCTTTTTTTGAAACTACTGTTCAATCAGAAAATACATTTATTGTAGTTGACCGACACGGGCATTTTAACGGGACGGTTGCGTTATCAGCTATTTTTAATACTAAATTTGATTCCGAATCAACACTCGCAACCATTCTAAGAAAGGGTTCTTTATTTGTAAAAAGCACTGATAATTTAGCAAAAGCGCTTGAGTTAATGTCTAAAGGGGAGGAGGAATTAATTCCTGTAGTTTCTTCTGCGCAAGAAAACACCGTGATTGGTGTACTTTCTTTCAAAGACGTACTTACTGCTTATAAAAGCCGTATTGCTGAAAATCAGGAAATCAAGGCTAACCTGTCGTTAAAAAGACAGCAAATTAAGGTGTTGATTAAAGGAAGAAAATTGATGAAAATGAATTGA
- a CDS encoding GyrI-like domain-containing protein, with protein sequence MQPQIRTLSPKKLIGQRLQMSIAKNLTFELWSRFMPRRKELENAIGSNLYSLQVYDSKLDIKDFNPSTLFDKWAAIEVSDLDNVPVEMESLELAGGLYAVFLYKGKPSDFAPTFNYIFNEWLPNSEFELDNNRPHFEILGEKYKNNDPDSEEEVWVPIRKKS encoded by the coding sequence ATGCAACCTCAAATAAGAACATTATCGCCTAAAAAACTTATTGGACAACGACTTCAAATGTCCATTGCCAAAAATCTAACTTTTGAATTATGGAGTAGGTTTATGCCCAGAAGAAAGGAGCTTGAAAATGCGATCGGTTCAAACTTATATTCATTGCAAGTATATGATAGCAAGCTCGATATTAAGGATTTTAATCCCTCCACATTATTTGATAAATGGGCAGCTATTGAAGTTTCCGACTTGGATAATGTTCCGGTTGAAATGGAATCCCTTGAGTTAGCAGGCGGGTTATACGCGGTATTTCTTTATAAAGGAAAGCCGAGTGATTTCGCTCCAACCTTTAATTATATTTTCAATGAATGGTTGCCTAACTCCGAATTTGAATTGGATAATAATAGGCCTCATTTCGAAATATTGGGCGAGAAATACAAAAACAATGATCCTGATTCTGAAGAAGAGGTTTGGGTGCCAATAAGGAAGAAAAGTTAA
- a CDS encoding porin family protein: MNMKKALLSLLIIIPFLSFSQEKQKISVGVVISPSLTNIRGTNFLPKYYEKTLGYLIGASFNYTINNTISLQTDLSFERKGAVLNVEGTNSQGAYEGQGFKAHSNFDYLTIPLLARATFGSKVKFFINAGPFVGFLISQKETTKASGFPTSKIDYTSLYQCLDAGITAGVGLSVPMNERFSVSLEGRNNLGLVDINKYSGSVMTNSTNFLIGVVYHL, from the coding sequence ATGAATATGAAAAAAGCGTTACTATCCCTACTTATTATCATTCCTTTTTTATCATTTAGTCAAGAGAAGCAAAAAATTAGTGTTGGAGTCGTTATTAGTCCAAGTTTAACAAATATCAGAGGTACAAATTTTCTGCCTAAGTACTATGAGAAAACTTTGGGGTATTTAATTGGAGCATCGTTTAATTATACTATTAACAATACTATTTCATTACAGACCGATCTATCATTTGAAAGAAAGGGTGCTGTTTTAAATGTTGAAGGAACTAACTCTCAAGGGGCTTATGAAGGACAGGGATTTAAAGCGCATTCAAACTTTGATTATCTTACCATTCCACTACTTGCCAGAGCAACATTCGGCTCCAAAGTTAAGTTTTTCATTAATGCCGGACCTTTTGTTGGTTTTTTGATTAGTCAGAAAGAAACAACAAAAGCTTCTGGATTTCCGACTTCTAAAATTGATTACACAAGTTTATATCAATGTCTTGATGCTGGTATCACTGCAGGGGTAGGATTATCAGTTCCGATGAACGAAAGATTTTCTGTTTCACTTGAAGGAAGAAATAACCTTGGACTTGTAGATATCAATAAGTATTCAGGCAGCGTGATGACTAATTCTACTAATTTTTTGATTGGAGTAGTTTATCATTTATAG
- a CDS encoding Crp/Fnr family transcriptional regulator → MQDWLPAIDIHRKNFEVKKGQTIFSEGDPVTGIYFIYNGTVKVHKKWDKEKELIIRFAKQGDILGHLGLGNDSFYPVSTTALEPVTVCYLDLAFFETTLKVNNGFTYDLMRFFANELQESEKRMRNLVHMSVKARIAQSLITLKNQFGVNKDNTLNIEISRQDLASFSGSSYETLFKVMNEFTQQQLVNAAGREITIIDEASLLNLILQDNL, encoded by the coding sequence TTGCAGGATTGGCTTCCGGCAATAGATATTCACAGAAAAAACTTCGAAGTAAAAAAGGGGCAAACTATATTTAGCGAGGGTGATCCGGTTACCGGAATTTACTTTATATACAATGGGACCGTAAAAGTTCATAAGAAGTGGGATAAAGAAAAGGAACTTATCATCCGGTTTGCCAAACAAGGTGACATTCTGGGGCACTTAGGACTAGGAAATGATTCATTTTATCCGGTTTCTACCACTGCACTGGAGCCTGTAACGGTTTGCTACCTTGATCTTGCTTTTTTTGAAACGACCTTAAAGGTTAATAATGGTTTTACGTATGATCTCATGCGTTTTTTTGCTAATGAACTGCAAGAGTCGGAAAAGAGAATGCGTAACCTCGTGCATATGTCTGTAAAAGCCCGTATTGCACAGTCGCTGATTACTTTAAAAAATCAATTTGGTGTAAATAAAGACAACACGCTAAACATTGAAATTAGCCGGCAAGATTTAGCTTCTTTTTCCGGTTCTTCTTACGAAACACTTTTTAAAGTAATGAATGAATTTACACAGCAACAGCTCGTTAATGCTGCGGGTAGAGAGATTACCATTATAGACGAAGCTTCTCTTTTAAATCTGATTTTGCAAGACAATCTGTAA
- a CDS encoding DUF6597 domain-containing transcriptional factor: protein MLFKEIIPGEKLQPYVKCFWILESETDAALEDTLFPSGFMEVAFNKELLYFKKS, encoded by the coding sequence ATGCTGTTTAAAGAAATTATTCCGGGCGAAAAGTTGCAACCATATGTGAAATGTTTTTGGATATTGGAGTCGGAAACAGATGCAGCATTGGAAGACACCCTATTTCCAAGCGGCTTTATGGAAGTGGCGTTTAACAAAGAACTTCTTTACTTTAAAAAGTCCTGA
- a CDS encoding toprim domain-containing protein, which produces MLRFNDPLLMPITLETPHERLARGLPLAGSPGELYVERRSIPLAVADQAGVRFDPDWQGRPAVITPMYDLNGNLCSVHGRYLQQLGNENKMFTIGPGGGMVQVLGGIKNDPIIIVEGLFDALSLAVCGYGSLATVGRHAPWLADICAGKKVLLGFDANKPGEADVKHYQSLLKNANCYRIIPPHHCKDWNTALVKRGAAVVTFWLRNFMNNLEHRS; this is translated from the coding sequence GTGCTTCGTTTCAACGATCCGTTGTTGATGCCAATAACCCTTGAAACTCCTCATGAAAGATTGGCCAGAGGCTTACCCTTAGCAGGAAGCCCGGGGGAATTGTATGTTGAACGGCGAAGTATTCCACTAGCAGTCGCAGATCAGGCCGGAGTACGTTTTGATCCCGACTGGCAGGGACGACCTGCTGTAATAACCCCCATGTATGATCTAAATGGTAATTTATGTTCCGTTCACGGACGTTATTTGCAACAGCTGGGTAATGAAAATAAAATGTTTACCATAGGTCCTGGAGGTGGAATGGTGCAAGTGTTGGGTGGCATAAAGAATGATCCCATCATTATTGTTGAAGGGTTATTTGATGCCTTATCACTCGCGGTTTGCGGATATGGATCTCTGGCAACAGTTGGAAGACACGCTCCTTGGCTGGCAGACATATGTGCCGGAAAAAAAGTGTTATTAGGCTTTGATGCCAATAAACCCGGTGAAGCAGATGTTAAACACTATCAAAGCCTACTGAAAAACGCTAATTGTTATCGTATTATTCCTCCTCATCATTGCAAAGATTGGAATACTGCACTTGTTAAGCGCGGAGCAGCCGTCGTTACTTTTTGGCTGCGTAATTTTATGAATAACCTGGAACACAGATCATGA
- a CDS encoding helix-turn-helix transcriptional regulator, translating to MNESISILKGIHPGAILERELKKKNLKQGPFALSLNEYPQTINAIIKGKRDMNLGLSLKIEERLEMEEGFLMTLQLHYDIKKQKQSFSTFNHPDLSLIRPVIFWDTQIDKIDWEKQKLAVIKRIFERGNEEEKQEIIRFYGLETVQSVIGKLK from the coding sequence ATGAATGAAAGCATATCCATTTTAAAAGGTATCCATCCTGGGGCAATTCTTGAGAGGGAGTTAAAGAAAAAGAATCTTAAACAAGGGCCTTTTGCTTTGTCTTTAAATGAATATCCTCAGACCATAAATGCTATTATCAAAGGAAAAAGAGATATGAATTTAGGACTCTCTCTTAAAATAGAAGAGAGACTTGAAATGGAAGAAGGTTTTTTAATGACTTTGCAATTGCATTATGATATTAAAAAACAAAAGCAAAGTTTTTCGACCTTTAATCATCCGGATCTTTCATTGATTCGCCCTGTCATTTTTTGGGATACTCAAATAGATAAGATAGACTGGGAAAAACAAAAATTAGCGGTTATTAAACGGATTTTTGAACGTGGTAATGAAGAAGAAAAACAGGAGATTATTCGATTTTACGGGTTGGAAACAGTTCAATCAGTTATTGGCAAATTAAAATAA
- a CDS encoding SRPBCC family protein, with translation MTTSDFTTTLLVDQTPQEVFKAINNVRGWWSVAIEGGTDKLNDEFIYSVEDIHQCRMKLIEVVPDKKVVWLVMENYFSFIEDKTEWTGTKISFEISEKDNKAQLRFTHQGLVPEYECFNICSNAWTHYVQESLFNLITTGKGQPNPKDFKPVINK, from the coding sequence ATGACTACATCAGATTTTACTACTACACTGTTGGTAGACCAAACTCCACAAGAAGTATTCAAGGCCATCAATAATGTGCGCGGATGGTGGTCAGTAGCAATTGAAGGAGGAACAGACAAGCTCAATGATGAGTTTATTTATTCTGTCGAAGATATTCATCAATGCCGAATGAAATTAATAGAGGTTGTACCTGATAAAAAAGTCGTTTGGCTGGTAATGGAAAACTACTTTAGCTTTATTGAAGATAAAACTGAGTGGACAGGTACAAAAATCAGCTTTGAGATCTCGGAAAAGGATAATAAAGCTCAACTCCGTTTCACTCATCAGGGGTTAGTTCCAGAATATGAGTGTTTCAATATCTGTTCAAATGCATGGACCCACTATGTACAAGAAAGCTTATTTAACTTGATCACCACGGGTAAAGGCCAGCCTAATCCAAAGGATTTCAAGCCGGTTATAAATAAATAG